A genomic window from Deinococcus detaillensis includes:
- a CDS encoding ABC transporter permease: MTLAAPGSRRPLRSIWPVFIWPALLLVCLIPGLLNRAVSSLSAGQVPVLDTPLWKLTLWHLGLVLSAEVVVLLIGVPLAVAVTRPGRASLMRLAEALTGLGQTVPTLAILALAVPALGFGIKPTLLGLLLYGLVPVVSNAIAGLLAVDKPTLDAARGMGMTDTQRLMRVELPLSLPILLAGVRTSTVYNVGTATIGAALGASGLGTPIIEGLSQQNTGLVVIGALLAALLALSLDGLLGLVAAEA, from the coding sequence GTGACGCTGGCTGCCCCCGGATCACGGCGGCCTCTGCGCTCCATCTGGCCGGTTTTCATCTGGCCCGCCTTGCTGCTGGTCTGCCTGATTCCGGGTCTGCTCAACCGCGCCGTGTCCTCGCTGTCGGCGGGGCAAGTGCCGGTACTCGATACCCCGCTGTGGAAACTGACCCTTTGGCACCTCGGCTTGGTGCTGAGCGCCGAAGTGGTGGTGCTGCTGATCGGTGTGCCGCTGGCGGTGGCCGTGACCCGTCCGGGCCGCGCCTCGCTGATGCGGCTGGCCGAAGCGCTGACCGGCCTGGGCCAAACCGTGCCGACGCTGGCGATCTTAGCGCTGGCGGTTCCGGCGCTGGGCTTCGGGATCAAGCCAACTTTGCTGGGCCTGCTGCTCTACGGCCTCGTCCCAGTGGTGTCCAACGCCATTGCCGGCCTGCTGGCCGTGGACAAACCGACGCTGGACGCCGCACGCGGCATGGGCATGACCGACACTCAGCGTCTGATGCGGGTCGAACTCCCGCTAAGCTTGCCGATTTTGCTGGCGGGCGTGCGGACATCCACCGTCTACAACGTCGGCACCGCCACCATCGGTGCGGCGCTGGGTGCGAGCGGGCTGGGCACCCCGATTATTGAAGGGTTGTCGCAGCAAAACACCGGCTTGGTGGTAATAGGAGCACTCTTGGCGGCCTTGTTGGCGCTGAGCTTGGATGGCCTGCTGGGACTGGTGGCCGCCGAAGCGTGA
- a CDS encoding VF530 family protein, with product MTNPNSLHGVTLEQIVTRLADYYGWEELGRRVSIRCFQDNPSVGSSLKFLRKTPWARTKVEELYLYMLRKHRLTFEE from the coding sequence ATGACCAACCCGAATTCCCTCCACGGCGTTACGCTGGAGCAAATTGTCACGCGGCTCGCGGATTACTACGGCTGGGAAGAACTGGGGCGGCGCGTCAGTATCCGCTGCTTTCAGGACAATCCCAGCGTGGGCAGCAGCCTCAAGTTCTTGCGCAAAACCCCCTGGGCCAGAACCAAAGTAGAAGAGCTGTATTTGTACATGCTCAGAAAGCACCGATTGACCTTTGAGGAGTGA
- a CDS encoding ABC transporter ATP-binding protein encodes MIELQHLEKRYDDPLTGQPFYAVKDLSMVFPSGEITALLGPSGCGKTTTLRMINRLIEPTAGKILLEGQDAMSLKPEALRRRIGYVIQQIGLFPHLSVAQNVATVPDLLGQPKRQTAAKVRELLALVGLEPGQFADKRPSELSGGQQQRVGVARALAADPPVMLMDEPFGALDPLARDKLQEAFREIQHNLKKTIVMVTHDIDEALKLGDKVALLNAGSLAQFGTPDDLVRRPNSDFVRQFLGDDALLRQLAGVRAGTLARAGDGTGLPQVSAQLDARSALSVMLRERAEAVAVTGEDGQISGVLSFHDLEQTAPQAQLSERA; translated from the coding sequence ATGATTGAACTGCAACATCTGGAAAAGCGCTACGACGACCCCCTGACCGGCCAGCCCTTTTACGCCGTCAAAGACCTCAGCATGGTCTTTCCGAGCGGCGAGATTACGGCGCTGCTGGGGCCGTCGGGCTGCGGCAAAACCACCACGCTGCGGATGATCAACCGACTGATCGAGCCGACAGCGGGCAAAATCTTGTTGGAAGGCCAAGACGCCATGAGTCTTAAGCCCGAAGCGCTGCGCCGCCGCATCGGCTACGTCATTCAGCAAATCGGCCTCTTTCCGCATCTGAGCGTCGCCCAGAACGTGGCCACGGTGCCGGACTTGCTGGGGCAGCCCAAACGCCAAACCGCCGCCAAAGTGAGAGAACTCTTGGCGCTGGTGGGGCTGGAGCCGGGTCAATTTGCCGACAAGCGCCCCAGCGAACTTTCGGGCGGGCAGCAGCAGCGGGTGGGCGTCGCAAGGGCGCTGGCCGCTGACCCCCCGGTGATGCTGATGGACGAGCCGTTCGGAGCGCTCGATCCGCTGGCCCGCGACAAGCTCCAAGAAGCCTTCCGCGAGATTCAGCACAACCTCAAAAAGACCATCGTGATGGTGACGCACGACATCGACGAAGCGCTCAAACTCGGCGACAAGGTGGCGCTGCTGAATGCCGGGTCGCTGGCGCAGTTCGGCACGCCCGACGACTTGGTGCGCCGCCCCAACAGCGACTTCGTGCGGCAGTTTCTGGGCGACGACGCGCTGCTGCGCCAACTGGCCGGCGTGCGGGCCGGAACACTGGCCCGCGCAGGCGACGGCACCGGCCTGCCGCAGGTCAGCGCCCAGCTCGACGCACGAAGCGCCCTGAGCGTGATGCTGCGCGAGCGGGCCGAAGCGGTGGCCGTCACTGGCGAGGACGGCCAGATCAGCGGCGTGCTGTCGTTTCACGATCTGGAGCAAACTGCCCCGCAAGCCCAGCTTTCGGAGCGGGCGTGA
- a CDS encoding NTP transferase domain-containing protein, protein MTGQQNVSWNAVVLGGGDPGDAFAAAHEVDVKPLIEVAGRPMGEWVLRALHESGRVARIAYVGPLAGEMAELVDVRVTDRGTLIANLEAGVAALREPGNAPQRRVLVVTADIPMLTGQQVRDVLESAPDSGLVYPVVKKEVCEAAYPDVKRTYARLKDGTFTGGNLFLLDPALIGKFLPRLRAVLDARKQPLKLAGIVGPAFLFKMLLGQLRISELEARVSQILGVQARALITPHAAVGTDVDKEGDLALAEKRLGGGKA, encoded by the coding sequence ATGACTGGTCAGCAAAATGTGAGCTGGAACGCCGTTGTTCTTGGCGGAGGCGACCCCGGCGACGCTTTTGCCGCCGCGCACGAAGTGGACGTCAAACCCCTCATTGAAGTCGCGGGCCGCCCGATGGGGGAGTGGGTTTTGCGGGCGCTGCACGAATCGGGCCGGGTCGCCCGCATCGCTTACGTGGGGCCGCTGGCGGGCGAGATGGCCGAGCTGGTCGATGTGCGCGTGACCGACAGAGGCACCTTGATCGCCAACTTGGAAGCGGGCGTGGCCGCCCTGCGCGAACCTGGCAACGCCCCGCAGCGCCGCGTGTTGGTGGTCACGGCAGACATTCCCATGCTCACCGGCCAGCAAGTGCGGGACGTACTGGAGAGCGCCCCCGATTCGGGCTTGGTGTATCCGGTGGTTAAGAAGGAAGTCTGCGAGGCCGCGTATCCGGATGTGAAGCGCACCTATGCCCGGCTCAAAGACGGCACTTTTACCGGCGGCAATCTCTTCTTACTCGATCCGGCTCTGATCGGCAAATTTTTGCCGCGCCTTCGGGCGGTGCTTGACGCCCGCAAACAGCCGCTCAAGCTGGCGGGCATCGTCGGCCCCGCTTTTCTTTTCAAGATGCTGCTGGGCCAACTCCGCATTAGCGAACTGGAAGCGCGGGTCAGTCAGATTTTGGGGGTGCAGGCGCGGGCGCTGATTACGCCGCACGCCGCTGTGGGCACTGACGTGGATAAAGAAGGCGACTTGGCGCTGGCTGAAAAACGCCTGGGTGGGGGCAAGGCTTAA
- a CDS encoding ferredoxin, with protein MTHIITSPCIGVKDQACTEVCPVECIYDGGDQYLIHPDECIDCGACVPACPVSAIFPEEDVPDGETAFIAKNHEFFGL; from the coding sequence ATGACCCATATCATCACCAGCCCCTGCATCGGTGTCAAAGACCAAGCCTGCACCGAAGTCTGCCCCGTGGAGTGCATCTACGACGGCGGCGACCAGTACCTGATTCACCCCGACGAGTGCATCGACTGCGGCGCGTGCGTCCCGGCTTGCCCCGTCAGCGCCATTTTCCCCGAAGAAGACGTGCCGGACGGCGAAACCGCCTTCATCGCCAAGAACCACGAGTTTTTCGGGCTGTAA
- a CDS encoding ABC transporter permease: MNAGPSAGAVGERVSPAPSSVLGLPADLMAALWLAAVPMLAACWLPWVLLRPNRLAAGEVLRLPALDIVVGLVLALAVPLAGRFLPRAVPLLASLALSVGAWWLGSRTGAALSGQAEFARASASSGLWLWLLGAGISVYAARLVGRWMGGAGLLLAWLWLPAVLVMALTGHFASWSVVAEYTVQHNRFLQELGRHLYLILVALGLATLIGAPLAVWASRSVRVSGVVLGLAGGVQTVPSLALLGLLIAPLSALANAVPALRSLGISGIGLAPALTAMTLYALLPVLRNGVVSLRGVLPGVLDAARGMGMTDNQRFWRVQLPLALPVWLSGIRQAAVMLVGVASVAQLIGAGGLGYFIFSGLQSGAADLILLGALPAALLAIVLDTGLRGLETFLGQRLGRA, from the coding sequence TTGAACGCCGGGCCTTCAGCAGGGGCAGTGGGAGAGCGCGTCTCCCCTGCCCCTTCGTCTGTTCTTGGGCTGCCAGCCGATCTGATGGCGGCGCTGTGGCTGGCAGCCGTGCCGATGCTGGCGGCGTGCTGGCTGCCGTGGGTCTTGCTGCGCCCCAACCGTTTGGCGGCGGGCGAGGTGCTGCGCTTGCCTGCGCTGGACATTGTCGTGGGCCTGGTGCTGGCGCTGGCCGTGCCCTTGGCAGGCCGATTCTTACCGAGGGCTGTACCCCTGTTGGCCAGCCTCGCGCTGAGTGTGGGCGCGTGGTGGTTGGGGTCGCGCACGGGTGCGGCGCTCAGCGGCCAGGCCGAGTTTGCGCGGGCCAGCGCCAGCAGCGGCTTGTGGCTGTGGCTGCTCGGAGCAGGCATTTCGGTGTACGCCGCCAGATTGGTGGGGCGCTGGATGGGCGGCGCGGGGCTGCTTCTGGCGTGGCTGTGGCTGCCCGCCGTGCTGGTGATGGCGCTCACAGGACATTTTGCCAGTTGGTCGGTGGTGGCCGAATACACCGTGCAGCACAACCGCTTTTTACAGGAACTCGGGCGGCACCTGTATTTGATTTTGGTGGCGCTGGGCCTGGCCACCCTAATCGGCGCTCCGCTGGCCGTCTGGGCCTCGCGCAGCGTCCGGGTATCGGGCGTGGTGCTGGGACTGGCGGGCGGCGTGCAAACCGTGCCGAGCTTGGCGCTGCTGGGCCTGCTGATCGCCCCGCTCTCGGCACTGGCCAACGCCGTGCCCGCGCTGAGAAGTCTGGGGATCAGCGGCATCGGGCTGGCTCCGGCGCTGACCGCCATGACCTTGTACGCACTGCTGCCGGTTCTGCGTAACGGCGTGGTGTCTCTGCGCGGCGTGCTGCCGGGGGTGCTCGACGCGGCACGCGGCATGGGCATGACCGACAATCAGCGCTTTTGGCGCGTGCAACTGCCGCTGGCGCTGCCGGTGTGGCTCAGCGGCATTCGGCAAGCCGCCGTGATGCTGGTCGGCGTGGCGAGCGTGGCGCAACTGATCGGCGCGGGCGGGCTGGGCTACTTTATTTTCAGCGGTCTGCAAAGTGGAGCCGCCGATCTCATCTTGCTCGGCGCACTGCCCGCCGCCCTGCTGGCCATCGTGCTGGACACTGGCCTGCGCGGGCTGGAAACGTTTTTGGGTCAGCGGCTGGGGCGAGCGTGA
- a CDS encoding DUF421 domain-containing protein: MDILRSVLQSLLTPQGGWSVEFVVRVALSVLLLFALVLFIARFFGSRTFASFTSFDFLINVTAGSLVASSIMGQNLMGGAIALLFLALLQWLISFFASRFKTWHDVVDNPPVVLIERGRYQQAAMRRARVSRQSLEQQFRSQGVTDASKVQFAILESGGTVSVISGDSEAEIGTLPRRTG; encoded by the coding sequence ATGGACATTTTACGTTCAGTCCTGCAAAGTCTACTGACGCCGCAGGGTGGGTGGTCAGTGGAATTCGTAGTCCGGGTGGCGCTTTCGGTGTTGCTCCTGTTCGCGCTGGTGCTGTTCATTGCACGCTTTTTCGGTTCGCGTACTTTCGCTTCGTTTACTTCGTTTGACTTCTTGATCAATGTCACGGCGGGGTCACTGGTCGCCAGCTCGATCATGGGCCAAAACTTGATGGGCGGGGCCATAGCTTTGCTCTTTTTGGCGCTCTTGCAGTGGCTGATTTCTTTTTTCGCCTCGCGTTTCAAGACTTGGCATGATGTGGTCGACAACCCGCCCGTCGTGCTGATTGAGCGCGGCCGATATCAGCAAGCCGCCATGCGCCGTGCCCGCGTGTCTAGGCAGTCTTTAGAGCAGCAGTTTCGCAGTCAAGGCGTGACCGACGCGAGCAAGGTGCAGTTCGCCATTTTGGAATCTGGCGGCACTGTCTCGGTGATTTCAGGTGATTCGGAGGCTGAAATCGGCACTTTGCCGAGGCGAACGGGTTAG